Below is a window of Chionomys nivalis chromosome 19, mChiNiv1.1, whole genome shotgun sequence DNA.
CATGTGGGAGCTGGATCTAGAGGGAAAGGTAAAGACACTGGGAGCCTGGAGGCAGCTCACCTGGAGTTTCCTAGCCTGTAGAATTGAAGTCACTAGGTCACCCATGGTAAGAACTGCATCTAATCTTGCTGTACCAAAAACTACAGCctcttattctattttattagcTTTTAGTGAAGGTTTAGGTTTAAAGAAAAACAGTCCTGGTTTCCATGAAGCCTCATTTCCCACTGTGGATGTCAGGGAGTCCCTGAATTTAGAGAAACTACCAGTGTCACCAGCGGCCCAAGGTTTGGTGCAAATAGTAAGGGAATTTCTACGATCATCTTTAGCTTTTAGAATCCTGTGCatgggagctgcagagatggttcagcagttaggagccccagctgctcttgcagaggatctgagatcaattctcagcacccacatggtggctcacaaccacctgcaactgcAGCTCTAGGGGATCCCGCAACCCGTTCTGTCCTTTGTgaatactgcacacacacacacacacacacacacacacacacacacacacacacacacagacaagcacattAAAACCAAtaccaacaagcaaacaaaaagaattccaTGCACATTCAAGTTTAATCTGCAGCAACATAGTGTCTGGCAGTATGAGTGATGGCAAACTCACAGCTTTCTGACATGGCTGGGAGTCACAAGGACACAGAGATACCGCATTTACAGTGAGCATATTCTACATAAGGTCCTTGTGACAACCTGCCTTATAAAAGAGGACTCTGATATTCTTTTCTCAGAGTCTTCACCGTACTCATTAATGATTAAAAGCCATTGGGCATGCCCCTCTAAAACAATGGTTTTAAGAGGTACCTACTTTTATTGAGAAATTCTGAGCACAATGAATACATAAGAGGTATGTTTTGGTCATgccatcaaacaaaacaaaacaaaaaaccatacaGTATTCTTTAGGAGAAAAGTTTAGAGGAATTGATAAACTATGATCAGTAGGCCAAATGTGGTCTGCCTCTGCTTTAGTGACTGAAGCTGTACAACAGACACACTTAATTTGTGCAAGGGCTAGCCTTGCACAACTGACCTTAAAACAGAGACTCCGTGGCCCACAGAGCCTGAAATATTTACTATATggctcttaaaaaaaataaaccttacaAATCTGTAAATTTCAAGGAATCTTGAAATTCAAGGAAGCTCTGTAGAGATAATGCAAAAACCCTTGCAGACTTTCACAGGTTAAGTACTGCTTTGCATTTTTGCAATGAActgctttatttatattttaattatatattgcaTAATAAAAGTCAAAAATTTTGAGCTATAAAAATTGTATTATACAGAACAGACAGTTCATATTTTAGTCTTGTTATCAGgaatttttacacacacacacacacacacacacacacgtgcgcgcgcgcgtgcgcacacatacacacccatacaaaCAGCCAGATAAAACtgaaagatctttttaaaaagattagacTTTATAActtcttccagagaactggaTATTCTTGGACAGTTTACCCATACTTGGTAGGTGGTAGTTTGTTAAGAGCTGGTTGTATTGTTGTATCTCAAAAGCATATcaatgaggttttttttgttttttgttttgttccaaaTAAATTGCTGACAACGTATGTTTATGAAACGCAAAGCAGGGTTCCTCTACAGTCTGCTGTCTGTGCCCACCATTCAGCTTATCTTCCTTGTAGAAAGTAATACATTTGTGTCTGAAATAATAATCCttccaaaagaaaatgttttttaaaattaaaatgaatggcTATATAAAAAGAGTCCAACTAgcttgcaattttattttataatctattCCGTCTTGCTCTTAAAATGGGTGTCTATCTATGTAAAATTTTGCTCAGTGTTAATCTAAAAACTCTCTGGAAACAAGTTGGAGAGTGATTCTGAATATTGTTATGTTCCATTATAAATTATCCACAGGCCATATTGGTTAATATACCATGGATCTCATAAGTCTTCAAGTGTGGGAAGCTTCCAAGTTCCTTGTAGAAAGCTTCATTTTTCATCACTGCAAAAAACCCTGTCTGTCTCGAGTGACAGTCTCATTTAATTCCTTCCCGAGAAGAAATTTGCCAAGTGTCCAGGTCTGAATAATTAAAGTctgtctgtcagttattctatttttcaaataaaagctgTATTTCACGGCACGAGTGGCTAGTTCATCCTTCAGCTCAATCCCGCAGGGCCTTCCCATTGATCAGCACAAGTgccttctcccatttccttctttgtCCCATGGGATTTGAAAACCACCTGCACTCAAGGGGCTGAGCCCTCATGAAGGCATTTGTTTTGAACGCAGCCCCCCAGCTCTTCACAGTGAACATGACGCTGTTCCATTGTACTGTTCCACTTAGTGGTGAAGATACCATGGTGACCAGTGTTTTGCGCACCCTACCCCAGGAGTGTGCTCAGAGGCCATCAGTATTGTCCTCCGCTGCTTTTGTTTTAACAGTACAacgctgaaaaagaaaaagacttgggGGTATAAACAAAAACTGAGTTTACCTTCCAGAACCCTGAAAGAGTCCTGGAAACCACTGATGAACCACAAATTTGAAGTGGTCATTTAGGCCAACCCATCAAAAAatcaagagagaagaggaagactcCAAGCAGTTGATATACTATGGACTCAGAAGGATTTGGGGGCAAGACTGGGGAACCAGTGTGACACTGTCTCCACCACTACAGATCTTAGGAAGCCATGCTACCCATCCCTGTGAcacagtctctgtgtcatgatccGATGAGCAAACCCAGGGTCCTAAGCAGTAGATGTGTTTCAAGACTGTAATTCCAAGTTAATCAAATCACCCTCATAAATCTCCAGGCATCTGAATGTTTGTTTCCCTAAGTGGACCAGTTAGTATTTTACAATGTCACAAAGCAGAAGACCATGAATGTTTCTGGAAAGAGTATGCTGGTTTCAAGAGTCACAAGGTTACCAGggttcaggaggcagagtgatGGAGTCTGCTGAACCTGGTGGAAAGGGTCAATGAGCAGGACCGGGGACGACAAGTTCAAACCGTCCATATTCACTTGATAAATACACACTTGCTTGCATGGTAATGCATCGTCAGAAGCTACGCCGTTCGCTCATATGCAGAGGAAGGGAGCAGATCAGACAGTGAGCACAAGATGGATGAGGTCAAGCTTCACTTCTACAGAAGGCATTACTGGGCCAGAGCAGAGCTGTGCTGACCTTCCCACAGGGCCCTGTCAAGGAGCACCCAGGCATGCTAGACGTCTTAGCATCACCATCTAGCCCTGACTCAGACCCTgcatcctcccctcttcctcctcctaacTTGTGCTGacccaaaaataaaaactaagcagTCATAGCATGCAGCCTCCAGACACCAGCCAATGGCCTGCAGGGACAGGACAAAATCATCCATTATCTCTATCAATTCCCACTGTCTTGTCCTTCTCCTCTCTGACCTGCCTGTTCCACTTGACTTCTCTCATGCCCCCAAACCCAGGCTCATGTGTGAtgtctctaaaataaaacatCCACGCTTTGGTTTCCTTGCTTCAGCCCTCATTGCCCTCAATTCCTAGAGACCCAGGCTGCAACTTCAATCGACACTCAGTCCAGTGGATTCTGGATGCCTGTGTCCTATCTAGAAATGGAAATGTACGTACCACTCAGGGCTGTTGATTTTACGGCAGTCAAAATGTGCTAGAACGGGTCTTTGTTTACAGCAAACACTCTCAGCTGGCAATACTACTGCAATTGGTAAATGGAGTCTGACAGTAAGCATCAGATTATCCACGTgttgccctcctcccttccttgctAGCTTCTTTCCTGCCTACTCCTGGCCCTTGTACTCACTGAAGTTTTGCTAGTCTCATGCCCTATACTGGACCCTAGGCCTGGACCGGCTTCTGCAAAGCAGTCTTTCCTGACCTCCTCTCTACCCACCAATAAGAAGCCCTTTGAGTGGGTTAGTGTTTTGCCATCAATTTTATCTTGCTTATCTCTATGTCTCTTTGCCTTTGTCCCATTCACAGGATGCCGGAATTGTCTGTTCATGGTCTGGTTCTCTCTAGAACTGTACAGAATTTGAAATTTTCCCTGTCACTTATTCATCTTTGTGCTTAGCACAGGATCTGCTTGAGAAACGGTGATCAGCAAACATCTAATGGTTCAGTGACTACATGATATTGGCTTTTTAAATGTAAGGTTAAAGAACTTGCCAAATCCAAGACCTGTTGGATATTACTGTGGGTTCTGCACCCAACATACTCCACCCCTACCTCCCATTTTCCCATCTACGTGACACTATTCAGTTGACAAACCCTGGTCTTCCACATCAAGACTGCGATGTCTCCCCACAgtggatttttattttctctagtgGATTTCCACATAAATGTCAGGAATGACCAGCAAATTATTGTCATTTGTTGTCTGGATGACAAGAAACTGTCTCATAACTGGAAGGAATATCTCATGTTTCCAAAACAGCTCAAGTCACGCATTCAGAGTAAAGGTCTTTATAATCAGTATACCTCTCTAATTCCAAACAACTGTTAGAACTTACTCTAACAGAATGGGGTCTTGGGAGAAGGACTCAATACCCACAAAAGAAACACCGGGGGGAGGCAAAAGGTAGCCAACTAGCAAACTATATTAAGTGGGCCTCCTCTGGAAAAACAGGGAACAGTAAAACCTTAGCCGGAGAGCCTTCTGGGCAGAGCTAAGGGTGGGCTATGGCATATGACTGCCTTGGGCATGCTTTAAATTTCTCACCATGTCATCTTTGGGAAACTCATTAGATCTTCACTTAGCCATTCCAGAGGGGGCAACCTGAGGTTAGCTGCAGCATGCTCTAATACCCCAAGGTACATGAAGAGATATAAAGTCTACCACATGAGACTGTTCTTGCTCTGAGACCCACTAGTGACCATATGGGTTTTCAATGGCAATGCCAGGTGAGCAGGGAGGAAAGAACCCAGCCCTTGGCATGTACAGGATTGGTCCAGCACACTAGCTTACAAAAGTGAACAGCTTTTTCATTTCTACAAACTGAGCAACACTATGGTTCCTAAGACTCAAAAATCCCAGGTATAAAATCTGAACCTagacaaaacaagacagaaccaactaaccagcCGAAGTAGCAAATAACTCCACAAATTCCTTAAGCCTGTTCTTCATTTCTGACTTTACAATTCTGATCCTGAAGTCATGCAGTTGAAATTAAATTTGGGTACTAGAAACGAACAAATATGCAACAGTGGTCTTTCATGTTCCCCGGAAATATGGCTCTCAAAGTGACTTTCACATCCTCTTCCACATTTTGAGTTTGAAAGGCTCCAGTCATGATCCtttatacatgaaaaaaaaaagggtaagaTCTCTTTTTGTTACGCAAGAGCCATTCGAACACTCTATATTTATGATGCAGAGGCgtttaaaactaaacaaaaccagaaataagtTACTGCCTGCTTCAAAGCATAATACTTAAATTCCTCTTCTGCATTATTAATATTGGTCCTTGGAAATGAGAAAGAGCTGTGGTGTTATTTCACCCTGGGGACCTTTAAACCACTGTTCGTTCTTAATAAATTGCAGGCTGCTCTGCTCTGGGTTTTGCTACAAGCTTATGTGACACATGGATAGTGTTATTATGAGCCTGATGTAATGTCAGCATGGAGGCACGGGGACCTCACACCACAAGgccatgtttgttgttctgggtttttaacttaaaaaaaaaaaattcccattcaGTCTCATTCCCTAAAAAACAGCTGAGCTGAGGGGGTTTCTGAGTGTGCCTTTCTGAGTTGGCTGCAGGACACCATCACTCTTTAAGAACACAGAACTAAAGGCTCTGTTTAGAAGAATAAGGGCAACAGTGAATTGCTTCTCTGTCATGAAGAAGCAATACGTTCCTGAATGTCACTTCCATGCTAGTGCCTTAGGACCTGCCACATCTGCAGTGAGAACTTTTGTGTCCAGATTTGAGACTGAGGCTATGTTTGAGCCACATTTGTAGTCTGTGCCCAGTAAAGAACCCACTGGGGGATAAACGCACACTTGTAAAATCAGTGATCTTAAGGGCCAAACTGCTTGTCCTTAAAGGGAGACGGCAATGCAATCAGCTGGATTAGAGGGGTCCTAGAGAAAAGGATCTAAAATTGCCAGGGAGagaagagctgggggaggggcaaggcAGATGGGTAGATACTTTCTCTGGCAAAGAATGGTGGGAAAATGAATGCTATCCACCAAGAACTGATTTTCTGTTGGTGAGCCCACGTCTGTCTACCTGTGGCAGGAACTACATTCTGGGGTGGCAAATGTACTTACTGCAACCCGATTCCATGACCTTCAACCAAGAGATTCCTGTCCTGAAGTCTTGCCACTTTAAGGTGGCAGAAAGCTGTGGCTGTGGACACTGTGTGTCAACCTGGCTATGCAACGAGGCCTGGTAGTCACcgtgaagtttttctttttgtttgtttttagaaatcaCAATTCTCTCTTTTAGTTGATGAGtctattccatcttacacctgtaagaatggccaagatttaaaaaaaaaataaaccaaaaacactgatgacagctggcttttagacataaagcaaagaaaaaccagtttgcaattcacaatcccagagaacctagacaacaaacaggaccctGGGAGAgtcatacatagatctaatctacatggaaagtagaaaaagacaagatcttctgagtaacctgggagcatggagaccatgggacagggttgaaggggaagggagagaaaaagaggggaatggagaaaaatagagaaatcaCACTACTCTCCACATTGTTTTGGGCCTCATTCAATGAGTTGAAGGCCTTAAGAACATACAAAGAGGTATCCTAAAAGCTCTGCCTCAAGACTGCAGCATAGaaaggttgaagagatggctcagcagttaaaagtagaGGACTTGAGTTCGGTTCCCAATACTTAAATATCTGCTCACGACTTCCCTTAAACCCAGGTCCAggggtcctcttctggcctccactgtcTCCAGGCCTACTCATCACACACTTAGGCATATGCAGGCaagatgctcacacacacatataataataataagcctttaaagtactttaaaaaaaaaaaaggaatgcacCAAAATCCTGCCTGACATGCCCCACCTGTTCACTTGTCCTATAAACTTCAGACTTGCAAGCTCAGGTATATCCTTTAaatctctccccctctctccatatACTACTGACCCACAGAGACAGTTAACAAACCTATGCTTTGCAACTACACAAAGTTTTGAGGACAGCACGACATAGCAGAGAGCACTCTGAGTATGGTCATGTTGCTCAACATCCTGGAAAAGGGCCCCACTATGCACACGGGCTGTAACCTAAAGGTTGGACTAAGAGAACTGTCCAGGATTAAAACTCACATTTGCCTGAGAACTATTTTCAGTTGCACCCTACCTCTCCTCAGAGCCCCTAATCCTTGGGTTTCGTCCTTGAGTGTTCAATACCATCATTATCATTCACTTTAAGGCTGGTGCCCATAAAAGCAACCTCCAGCATCCTTGACCTCCTCCTCTCCCATATTCCCATCTGATGCTCTGGACCCCTGCTGCCGTCTGCTCACAGAGACCATAGTTTCTATGAGGGATGAAGTTTGTCTAGCATCTTGGGCACAGCCCCAGCCTGGAACTCGAAATGCAAAGAACCACAAGCCCCCGCGGGACCCACCGATTTCCTCCCCCAGGGAGGAGTTCAGGATGGCACCGGCGGACATGACGACTGCGCAGCTGCGCAGGCCGCGCGGGTGGAGCTGGCTCAGAGGTACCCCAGGTACCAGCGGCCGCCAGCCCAGCGCTGAGAAGGGTGGCTCCTTGCCGTCCAGCGTGCGCACGCGCACGCGCCTGCGCAGCTCGCACAGCAGCTCGGGCCCGGTGCGCCTGACTTCGCGCCGCCTGCGGAAGTGCACACCGTGCTTGTTGAAGGACATGTAATAGCGCATGGCCTTCTGCAGGCGCGGGTTCAGCATCTTGGAGGACACGGTCCCCTTCCAGAGCCGGTACAGGAAGGCTCTGGACATGGAGGCTGACAGCATGTCGCCGTAGAAGGCCTCCTCGGGCACGCGGCTCCGTCTCGCACGGTGAAGCTTATCCCGCTTGTGCTGGGCGGGTCCTGCCCGCCTCGACGGCTCCTCCGGGGAGGGCTGCCCCAGGGCGCCCTGCGTGTGGCGGTGCCACCCTGGCTGACCAGCAGCAAAAAAGTAgccatcttcctcttcttcccggTAGAAAGCACTTTGCGACTTCCTCCCGACCTGGGATGAAAAAAACTCATCCCCATCGTCAAAGCCATCTTGGTCCCATTTCTGTGGGTCCACAGGCCCGCTGTGGAAGGGGCTGGCAGGGTGACTGCCCAGCAGCTCTTTGCTTGCCTCCAAATTCCTGAGCAAGGAGGGCTCCTGCAAAGCGCCCATGATGGCCCGCTGCTTGCCCTGCACGGGTAGGAGCCCATGGTTctccaggaaggagaaggagctGGGTACAGGCGCAGCAGGGTTACTGTTGGTAAAGTAGATGAAAATTGCCAAAAAGAGGAGCCCCCAGACAAATATTCCAAAGAGCATTCGTTGTCGCCATTGCTTCAAGTGTGGTTTCATTGCAGACCTCTGAGGCCAGCACTTCACCTTAGGTTTCTAACGCACGGCGAGGTGGGCAGAACCTGAAAAAGACAGGAGCCACGGTTAGCATGGGAAGCCTGCTCAGACTCTGCTGGGGCAGCATTTATGAAAAAGCAGCTGAAAGGGGCATCAGAAGACAGAATATCCAGCACTACAGAAGTAACTTCTCTCCTACCTTCACACTTGATCATTGCAAGGTCACGCCATCTCAGCAGAACCTTGGGAGAGAAAAATCTTTCCTAAGAGGCTCTGGACGTGTATGCCGTTCACGCCTGTGCACTCTTGTGGGGAACCTATGGCTGAACCTTCCCTCTTCATCTAGTTAGGGGAAGCAAAGTTGAAGAGTGTAGTTTGCCTGCTCCTGTTTGCTAGCATCATCAACGTCTCAACTCAGATATTTTATAGGCTTCTACGGTAGGCATTTCTAAGTTCTTCATGATCTACCTGGAACATGCCAGAAGTCCACCACTGGTGGTTCTAAATAAAGCAATGGGGTGACTGTGACTGTAGGTAAACACCTTACAGGGTACCTTCTGACTTGAGTGCCCTCAAGAATTGCTCTGCCCTTCTGCAACCAAGACTGAACCAGCAGGGACACAAGGTTAATCTAGAGGCAATACCAGCAGTTGCCAGGCTGTGCTCCAGGCCCTGGATTATCTCCTTAgatattttcagttttgaataAGACAGAAAGAACTGTTATATCCATTTCCAAGAATTAGAagtggggggctggagacatggctcaggggttaagagcactggctgcttttccagaggtcctgagttcaaggcaaccaccgggtggcccacaaccatctacagtgggttctgatgccctcttctggcatgaaaACATTCATGCAGATAAAGTACTTATATACTTAAATTTTTGAAAAGTAGAAACAGGTCTAGAGATGTAAACTAACATGCTCAAATACATGTTATCGAAAGCAATGTTGTGTACAAACCCATCTTGATTTTAGGGCTTGCTAAACTTTGAAACCATACCAAGGAAAGCTATATTTTCTAAATTTAGCTTGTTGTCTACATGTGGGAAAGGATCATTATTGCCCAAATTGCCACTCGCTGCtctattttggtgttttcttgtgTAGCAGAATGTGATGGTCATGACAATTACTGTCAAAACTTCTAAGTGCTTACTCCTTATGTGTTCACACATCTCACTAGGAAGTGATAATGGATAGTTTCCGACAGTGCAGTCTGGGGCCATGATTTGAGCGCCATCTTCTATGTTACTTGACTAACCTGTCTATTCAGGACACAGTCCATCCCTGCTTCAAGTTATAATGTCCAACAAAAGGTCTAGGAGTTTTTTCTAGTATTTTAAAGATCCAGTGGATATCAGAACATTACGCTTAGTAATAGTTATTCTACTTCCATTAAAACTGTGGGCATTGAAATGTCATTCCATCACTTGCTACCTAGAGTTGGTGCTTACTCTATAATTTGGGGTTCATATCCATTAGACTTCTCTCACTGTTGATTCTAGCTGCAGGTAGAGTCAACTGGCCACACCTCTGCTGGTTCAGCTATCAGGCAGGAAGTCCCCACAATGCCCATTAGGTTTGATAATTTGCTAGAATGTCCAACAAACCCAAGCAAAATGGCATAGTTAATTACTTTAGTTTTATATACACAATGCCCATAAGATGGCAGATACATGAAACACTCCTGGTATATCAAATCTTTTACCAGTCAGAGAGCTCTGCTAATCCTCAGTGCCAGCATTTTATGGAGGTTGTGTTATATGATTATGCCTGGATGAACTGTCAGCCTTGAGACTAAACTCAATCCAcagctttcctttctttgctAGAGGCTAACGCCAAGATCCCACCCAGAAATTTCACATTGTTAGCCTTTCTCAAGTCTCCACCCTAAAGCTCTGTAGGACCCGTGACTCACTTCATTAGTATAATGAAGTAGAATTTCAGAAAGGATCCTacgagaaagaggagaggagtcCTCCAGCGTTCACCTCACCCCACGGCTGCAGGTGCGAATTCGAgagcctgccttcctgcctctgactgGGAATGATTTCACC
It encodes the following:
- the St6gal2 gene encoding beta-galactoside alpha-2,6-sialyltransferase 2 — protein: MKPHLKQWRQRMLFGIFVWGLLFLAIFIYFTNSNPAAPVPSSFSFLENHGLLPVQGKQRAIMGALQEPSLLRNLEASKELLGSHPASPFHSGPVDPQKWDQDGFDDGDEFFSSQVGRKSQSAFYREEEEDGYFFAAGQPGWHRHTQGALGQPSPEEPSRRAGPAQHKRDKLHRARRSRVPEEAFYGDMLSASMSRAFLYRLWKGTVSSKMLNPRLQKAMRYYMSFNKHGVHFRRRREVRRTGPELLCELRRRVRVRTLDGKEPPFSALGWRPLVPGVPLSQLHPRGLRSCAVVMSAGAILNSSLGEEIDSHDAVLRFNSAPTRGYEKDVGNKTTMRIINSQILANPSHHFIDSSLYKDVILVAWDPAPYSANLNLWYQKPDYNLFTPYIQHRRRHPAQPFYILHPKFIWQLWDIIQENTREKIQPNPPSSGFIGILIMMSMCSEVHVYEYIPSVRQTELCHYHELYYDAACTLGAYHPLLYEKLLVQRLNIGTQADLHRKGKVVLPGFQALRCPDTSSNNTYS